The Nitrospira sp. KM1 genome includes a window with the following:
- a CDS encoding methyltransferase domain-containing protein, which produces MNKNDFYQMLCCPKCKGELALRHDETALSCAKCLFVFPIVEGIPVLLPCNVETEMKHLFTRYWDSEDKAQLYDANVEGADTIFGVYNHESEIYGLTYYFDKDKLDLLLDAGCGNGRFLETLPADTVSVGIDASLNLLKAARRRKRGHFHVCCELEHLPFKDNLFGTVISCRVIQHLKKQEQAISELCRITRDHGDLILELYNTWNLKTIWKEIRMSKIRSVFNAPFKLFFRSLSPFSEWGIDYDNYNHWFEVKPWLKNGQMHGLRGRGVGFGFHKYLLDAFFINGIGGRRAPGLLRGYYSAAFSFEKLFGATIPLRYIMEKVVMKATKNAPEQDRGVIQKISDRLTETVRTSSLANREAFEELAREEAKRDLLVRDNIFHLKEAVEWLKRAQDATPDKGVSRGYSVAWNNYLGNKGWQASYPETTGYIIPTMFDCSAFLKDNDLRRRAIEMADWEISVQMGNGAVMGGIVNPNPSPAVFNTGQVILGWLRTYDETKQVKYLEACERAANYLIGVQDEDGGWRKGNSRFANSSTTTYNARVGWALILAGQRLGNQQFVKAGDRNIRFSIEKQEPNGWFRENCLTNPQTPLLHTICYVVEGILGAAEALKKDEYFAKAKLTADALASRIRPNGSFPGRFDEAWNGTVEWSCLTGNAQLAGILLKIFSVTGNPFYQTSAQRILSFLKTTQHCSSANPGLRGGIKGAYPFDGEYGKFEVLNWATKFYVDALLLDDKLAKRSNASGVKELKAAIG; this is translated from the coding sequence TTGAACAAGAACGACTTTTACCAAATGCTCTGCTGCCCCAAGTGCAAGGGTGAACTTGCACTCCGGCATGATGAAACGGCGTTGTCCTGCGCAAAGTGCCTGTTTGTATTTCCGATCGTAGAAGGCATTCCCGTGTTGCTGCCATGTAATGTCGAAACGGAGATGAAGCATTTATTCACACGCTATTGGGACTCCGAGGACAAGGCCCAATTATACGATGCCAACGTGGAAGGCGCTGACACTATCTTCGGCGTCTATAATCATGAATCGGAGATTTACGGCCTGACGTACTATTTCGATAAAGATAAATTGGATCTTCTATTGGATGCCGGGTGCGGCAATGGACGGTTTCTTGAAACGCTGCCGGCAGATACTGTCTCAGTTGGAATAGACGCGTCGTTGAATCTTCTCAAGGCGGCTCGACGCAGAAAACGTGGTCATTTCCACGTCTGTTGTGAATTAGAACATCTTCCATTTAAAGACAATCTGTTCGGGACCGTCATCAGTTGCAGGGTTATTCAACATTTGAAGAAACAGGAGCAGGCCATTAGCGAGTTGTGCCGGATCACCCGAGACCATGGCGACCTCATTTTGGAGCTGTACAATACTTGGAACCTTAAGACCATCTGGAAAGAAATCCGGATGTCGAAGATTCGATCCGTCTTCAATGCGCCATTCAAATTATTTTTTCGGTCGTTGTCGCCCTTTTCGGAATGGGGCATCGACTACGATAATTACAATCACTGGTTTGAGGTCAAACCCTGGTTGAAGAATGGACAAATGCACGGTCTTCGAGGGAGGGGAGTCGGCTTCGGATTTCATAAGTATCTGTTAGACGCGTTCTTCATCAACGGCATTGGAGGGCGACGCGCTCCAGGTTTGCTTCGAGGCTATTACTCAGCGGCGTTCTCGTTTGAGAAACTCTTCGGAGCGACCATCCCCTTGCGGTACATCATGGAAAAGGTCGTAATGAAGGCGACAAAGAACGCTCCGGAGCAGGACCGTGGCGTCATCCAAAAGATTAGCGATCGCCTGACGGAGACGGTACGAACTTCTTCGCTTGCGAACCGTGAGGCATTCGAGGAACTGGCACGCGAGGAGGCCAAGAGAGACCTGCTCGTACGGGACAACATCTTTCACTTAAAAGAAGCCGTGGAATGGCTCAAGCGTGCTCAGGATGCGACCCCGGACAAAGGGGTTTCCAGAGGATATAGCGTGGCCTGGAACAATTATCTGGGGAACAAAGGATGGCAGGCATCTTATCCTGAGACAACCGGATACATCATTCCGACCATGTTCGATTGTTCCGCTTTTCTTAAAGATAATGATCTGCGACGCCGAGCCATCGAAATGGCGGATTGGGAAATCTCCGTTCAGATGGGCAATGGGGCGGTAATGGGAGGGATCGTAAATCCCAACCCGTCGCCGGCTGTGTTCAATACCGGTCAAGTCATTCTGGGTTGGCTGCGGACGTATGATGAAACAAAGCAGGTAAAATACCTTGAGGCATGTGAACGGGCCGCCAATTATCTCATAGGCGTCCAGGACGAAGATGGAGGTTGGCGCAAGGGAAACTCACGATTCGCAAACTCCAGCACGACTACATACAACGCGAGAGTTGGCTGGGCGCTCATCCTCGCCGGTCAGCGATTAGGCAATCAACAGTTCGTGAAAGCCGGAGACAGAAACATACGATTTTCAATCGAGAAACAGGAGCCGAATGGATGGTTCAGGGAGAATTGTCTCACCAATCCTCAGACTCCACTCCTTCATACCATCTGCTACGTTGTCGAAGGCATCCTGGGGGCAGCCGAAGCCTTGAAGAAGGATGAGTATTTTGCCAAGGCTAAATTGACGGCTGACGCGCTGGCAAGTCGAATCCGCCCTAACGGCAGTTTTCCCGGTCGGTTTGATGAGGCCTGGAATGGAACAGTCGAATGGAGCTGCCTGACTGGTAACGCACAACTTGCAGGGATACTACTGAAAATCTTCTCGGTGACCGGTAATCCCTTTTATCAAACGTCTGCACAGCGTATTCTTTCCTTTTTGAAGACGACGCAACACTGCTCCAGCGCTAATCCGGGACTGAGAGGCGGGATCAAGGGCGCGTATCCATTTGATGGCGAATACGGAAAATTCGAAGTATTGAACTGGGCCACAAAGTTCTATGTGGATGCGTTGCTCCTTGACGACAAATTGGCGAAACGGTCCAATGCCTCCGGCGTCAAAGAGCTCAAGGCTGCGATAGGTTAG